The following coding sequences are from one Liolophura sinensis isolate JHLJ2023 chromosome 12, CUHK_Ljap_v2, whole genome shotgun sequence window:
- the LOC135479633 gene encoding alpha-1,6-mannosyl-glycoprotein 4-beta-N-acetylglucosaminyltransferase-like — protein sequence MTIGIPTASRPNGTQYIQLTLDSLINNADVNQRQSVTIVVLLADREITSREAINAQLLHKYRKHFQSGLLQTIEAPDSFYPTLYPTPPDYLEMTYNHSVSRVRWRSKQNLDFAFLITYSERISEYYLQLEDDVITVPGYVTAIRRFMGKVPEWVCLEFSEIGFIGKFYRSPDVAKLAKFLTLFYSEQPNDVLYLHFNEINLQFKRYVSRPTIFQHEGIQSSLLGRRQEMVDINFQLWNRPSLPVHKRQRWGISGPERTEWDARIRRIQKSFCDIKL from the coding sequence ATGACTATTGGCATTCCGACTGCGTCCAGACCAAATGGCACCCAATACATTCAACTGACCTTAGACTCGCTGATAAATAACGCCGACGtaaaccaacgtcagagcgtCACCATTGTCGTCTTGTTGGCGGACCGAGAGATAACGTCGCGAGAAGCGATCAACGCTCAGCTGCTTCATAAATACCGAAAGCATTTCCAGTCAGGTCTACTTCAAACTATCGAAGCACCGGACAGTTTTTATCCAACTTTGTATCCGACCCCACCCGATTATCTAGAAATGACGTACAACCACAGCGTTTCCCGCGTCAGGTGGCGCTCCAAGCAGAACTTGGACTTTGCCTTCTTGATAACTTACAGCGAGCGTATATCCGAATACTACCTTCAACTGGAGGATGACGTTATTACAGTGCCTGGTTACGTCACAGCCATCAGAAGATTCATGGGAAAGGTTCCCGAATGGGTGTGCCTGGAATTCTCAGAGATCGGATTCATTGGAAAGTTTTACCGTTCTCCAGATGTTGCGAAGCTAGCCAAATTTCTTACCTTATTCTACAGCGAGCAACCAAATGACGTCCTCTATCTTCATTTCAATGAAATTAATCTACAGTTCAAACGATATGTGTCTCGACCGACAATATTCCAACACGAAGGTATACAGTCGTCTCTGTTAGGCAGACGACAAGAAATGGTGGATATCAATTTCCAGTTGTGGAATCGTCCGTCTTTGCCAGTGCACAAGCGACAAAGGTGGGGTATATCGGGTCCAGAACGAACAGAGTGGGACGCCAGAATTAGACGAATCCAAAAGTCGTTCTGTGACATCAAACTCTGA